In Capsicum annuum cultivar UCD-10X-F1 chromosome 7, UCD10Xv1.1, whole genome shotgun sequence, one genomic interval encodes:
- the LOC107877259 gene encoding sigma intracellular receptor 2-like encodes MGDFLNLFDLLLFMYILFMSIALALIDGHFALPEHMFHPLLVNLKNWYIQEFGDYLVSEKLHFFVGLIWLDLFFAWPLCVLSVYAIANGKSWINTTCLLHGASTLTSLVAMLNELKDSERASVKLRMAYHPCLGFGVLAILRGLLSYSGKSESIGKTIAISRKKRA; translated from the exons ATGGGTGATTTTCTTAATCTATTTGACTTGCTTCTTTTCATGTATATCTTGTTCATGTCCATTGCTTTAGCACTCATTGATGGCCATTTTGCTCTTCCTGAACACATGTTTCATCCTTTGTTGGTGAACCTAAAGAACTGGTACATTCAAGAATTTGGTGATTATTTAGTTTCTGAGAAACTCCATTTCTTTGTTGGCTTAATATGGTTGGATCTTTTCTTTGCATGGCCACTTTGTGTCCTTAGTGTTTATGCCATTGCAAATGGAAAATCTTGGATTAATACTACTTGCTTGCTCCATGGGGCTTCCACTCTCACTTCACTG GTGGCGATGCTAAATGAACTGAAGGATTCAGAGAGAGCATCAGTCAAGTTGCGGATGGCGTATCATCCATGCCTAGGATTTGGTGTTTTAGCAATTTTACGTGGCCTACTATCTTATTCTGGCAAGAGTGAGAGCATTGGAAAAACAATTGCTATAAGCAGGAAGAAGAGGGCTTAA